A single Blastococcus colisei DNA region contains:
- a CDS encoding LysR family transcriptional regulator yields the protein MELRQLRYFVAVAEERHFGRAARRLHIAAPSLSQQIQALERDLHVTLFERSPRSVTLTPAGEVLLEHTRILLERADRARAEVRCADGRHRHLELRVVSAVEYVLDGALHQLSGPASQLEVITATATGKEAIRAVREESADAAVVWVRSAQEQDLSGTVLRQVSVHLALPAGHRLAASPAIRVAELATEAIVLFPRDLFLSIWEHILGHLLPAGMSRPGQVLTQPDLINAPEAMLRSVATGHGVAPVAPAMAEHLAVAGTVIRPLDPPLLIPVELVWREPPHPGLERVIAMLAGAGG from the coding sequence GTGGAGCTCCGCCAGCTCAGATACTTCGTTGCCGTAGCCGAGGAACGGCACTTCGGGCGCGCCGCCCGCAGGCTGCACATCGCTGCGCCGTCGCTGTCCCAGCAGATCCAGGCACTCGAGCGGGATCTGCACGTCACCCTCTTCGAGCGCAGCCCGCGCAGCGTGACGCTCACGCCGGCCGGGGAGGTGCTCCTCGAGCACACCCGCATCCTGCTGGAGCGAGCCGACCGTGCCCGCGCTGAGGTCCGCTGCGCCGACGGGCGGCACCGGCACCTGGAACTCCGCGTCGTCTCCGCCGTCGAGTACGTCCTGGACGGGGCGCTGCACCAGCTGTCCGGACCGGCCTCCCAGCTAGAGGTCATCACCGCGACGGCTACCGGCAAGGAGGCGATCCGCGCGGTCCGCGAGGAGAGCGCCGACGCCGCGGTCGTCTGGGTCCGCTCCGCCCAAGAGCAGGACCTGTCCGGGACGGTCCTCCGCCAGGTGTCCGTGCACCTGGCGCTGCCGGCCGGGCACCGACTCGCCGCCTCGCCGGCGATCCGGGTCGCCGAGCTCGCCACCGAGGCAATCGTGCTGTTCCCCCGCGACCTCTTCCTCAGCATCTGGGAGCACATCCTCGGTCACCTGCTCCCCGCCGGGATGTCCCGACCCGGCCAGGTGCTCACCCAGCCCGACCTCATCAACGCCCCCGAAGCCATGCTGCGGTCGGTCGCCACCGGCCACGGGGTGGCTCCCGTCGCCCCGGCGATGGCCGAGCACCTGGCGGTCGCCGGAACCGTGATCCGTCCCCTCGACCCGCCCCTGCTGATCCCCGTCGAACTCGTCTGGCGCGAGCCGCCGCACCCCGGGCTGGAGCGCGTCATCGCCATGCTGGCCGGCGCCGGAGGGTAG
- a CDS encoding low temperature requirement protein A has protein sequence MRGDDGGGAAEQAPEETADRSVGTLELFFDLVFVYAMSQVTILMLADISWAGFGRGLLALAAVWWAWVCYAWLTNTSDHAGPAHRLLIFLAMAAMLVAAVALPQAFGARALVFGLAFLAVRLIHVALLALDVRGEANVGAAALRLVPTLLGGPALLVAAAFVDTPGRELLWIAAVVIDFSGPVLVGTAGWAVAPAYFVERHGLIVIIALGEAIVEVGAGAEDSLGRPSVVTAVLLAVLIAAGLWWSYFGYLRGGAERRLRATGNRERARLARDSYSYLHLPLVAGVVFFALGVHEAVAGAAEPLALLSAVALAGGVALFFVGDVAYRWRDHHQLAAGRLLAAVGAAALIPVAVVVPALAALAGLTVVCVLLIGWELWRRPAIGPVDCS, from the coding sequence ATGCGCGGCGATGACGGCGGCGGTGCGGCTGAGCAGGCACCGGAGGAGACGGCGGACCGGTCGGTCGGGACGCTGGAGCTGTTTTTCGACCTGGTGTTCGTCTACGCGATGTCCCAGGTGACGATCCTGATGCTGGCGGACATCTCGTGGGCGGGCTTCGGGCGGGGGCTCCTGGCGCTCGCCGCCGTGTGGTGGGCGTGGGTCTGCTACGCCTGGCTGACCAACACTTCCGACCACGCCGGGCCCGCGCACCGCCTGCTGATCTTCCTCGCGATGGCGGCGATGCTGGTCGCCGCGGTCGCGCTGCCGCAGGCCTTCGGCGCACGGGCGCTCGTGTTCGGGCTCGCATTCCTGGCGGTGCGACTGATCCACGTGGCGCTGCTGGCTCTCGACGTGCGGGGCGAGGCGAATGTGGGTGCGGCCGCGCTGCGGCTCGTCCCCACCCTTCTCGGCGGGCCGGCGCTACTGGTGGCCGCCGCGTTCGTCGACACACCGGGGCGGGAGCTGTTGTGGATCGCGGCCGTGGTGATCGACTTCTCCGGACCGGTACTGGTCGGTACCGCCGGCTGGGCTGTGGCGCCGGCCTACTTCGTGGAGCGGCACGGGCTCATCGTCATCATCGCGCTGGGTGAGGCGATCGTCGAGGTGGGCGCCGGCGCCGAAGACTCGCTGGGGCGGCCGAGCGTGGTGACAGCCGTCCTCCTCGCCGTGCTGATCGCGGCCGGCCTGTGGTGGTCCTACTTCGGTTATCTCCGCGGCGGGGCCGAACGGCGGTTGCGCGCCACCGGGAACCGGGAGAGGGCCCGGCTGGCGCGCGATTCCTACAGCTACCTGCACCTGCCGCTGGTAGCCGGGGTGGTGTTCTTCGCGCTCGGGGTCCACGAAGCCGTCGCGGGTGCGGCCGAGCCGCTCGCGCTGTTGTCCGCCGTCGCCCTGGCCGGTGGCGTCGCGCTGTTCTTCGTCGGTGACGTGGCCTACCGGTGGCGCGATCACCATCAGCTGGCCGCCGGTCGCCTCCTTGCGGCGGTGGGGGCTGCCGCGTTGATCCCGGTCGCTGTGGTCGTGCCGGCGTTGGCGGCGCTCGCCGGACTGACCGTCGTGTGCGTGCTCCTGATCGGTTGGGAGCTCTGGCGACGCCCCGCGATCGGGCCGGTCGACTGCTCCTGA
- a CDS encoding LuxR family transcriptional regulator codes for MAERAAGQPAPAGGAAAGQRTVLVVDLDGELLVPLRAVEEVLLCLGLWEYEERQGPAADVEPLRLPAPLADRVALDAVQRLLTALAPTQSLGAGRGRLFAPDGCYEHAPLTALTMPAADIDLLSATAAALGHPALDADIAEVVDAHAGQLGDTYRWAGRAGLVSLLARLAGLLDLAATYDTRLLIARLRARPPGTDCTLSEAEEAAYARTADRMNRMWALGSGIDRYLY; via the coding sequence GTGGCTGAGCGCGCAGCCGGTCAGCCTGCACCGGCCGGGGGAGCGGCGGCGGGGCAGCGAACCGTGCTGGTCGTCGACCTCGACGGTGAGCTGCTCGTGCCGCTGCGCGCGGTGGAGGAGGTGCTGCTGTGCCTCGGTCTGTGGGAGTACGAGGAACGACAGGGTCCGGCCGCCGACGTCGAGCCGCTGCGGCTGCCGGCGCCGCTGGCCGATCGGGTCGCCCTCGACGCCGTGCAGCGCCTGCTCACCGCCCTGGCGCCGACGCAGTCCCTCGGAGCTGGGCGGGGCCGATTGTTCGCTCCGGACGGCTGCTACGAGCACGCGCCGCTGACCGCCCTGACCATGCCGGCCGCCGACATCGACCTGCTGTCGGCCACCGCGGCCGCCCTCGGCCATCCCGCCCTCGACGCTGACATCGCCGAGGTGGTCGACGCCCACGCGGGGCAGCTCGGCGACACCTACCGCTGGGCCGGCCGCGCCGGGTTGGTCTCGCTGCTCGCCCGGCTGGCCGGCCTGCTCGACCTCGCCGCGACATACGACACCCGCCTACTCATCGCCCGGCTGCGGGCCAGGCCGCCCGGCACGGACTGCACGCTCAGTGAGGCCGAGGAAGCCGCCTACGCCCGCACGGCCGACCGAATGAATCGCATGTGGGCCCTCGGCTCCGGCATCGACCGCTACCTCTATTGA
- a CDS encoding helix-turn-helix transcriptional regulator yields MPDPTVDHAVDKQPDLLAISEAAALLRAPVATLRYWRHLGTGPRSFRLGRRVLYRRQDLYAWVDARR; encoded by the coding sequence ATGCCCGACCCCACCGTCGACCACGCCGTCGACAAGCAGCCCGACCTGCTCGCGATCAGCGAGGCAGCCGCACTGCTGCGCGCTCCCGTCGCCACGTTGCGGTACTGGCGTCACCTCGGTACCGGACCGCGCAGCTTCCGCCTCGGCCGCCGCGTTCTCTACCGGCGCCAGGATCTTTACGCCTGGGTCGACGCTCGCCGCTGA
- the fliD gene encoding flagellar filament capping protein FliD — translation MTMSIGGLISGLDTNSLITQLLRAEAIPQTALKTRLSIAKATAEAYRSVNTRFDALRTAAESMLEPETWTAVKATSSATSVAATATAGAPTGSLTFDVKTTAAAHSVVSGINWTATTDPYGMTSPIEVRAADGTVKGTITVGGDGTLADAVKAINDSEFGLSATAVKVDDGQYRLQVTAAASGAAASFDLGEAGTFAVATQGVDARLTVGSDTGAYDVTSSTNTFADLMSGVTITVSKPEAAVTVEVAADPTAVATKMQALVDAANYALSGIEANTDPDGGAASTLKGDSALRTLTGRVLEAVSFAVGGDGSAATIGLQLNRDGTIAFDATKFSAALADDPALAQRLGAGGPAGPGPDGISGNADDVVPGVAQRLLDVAKAASDTTIGTLALLAEGRDDLAGDLQDKIEAWDVRLVRRKVALTRQFSAMETALSGLQNQSSWLAGQINSLPSWS, via the coding sequence ATGACGATGAGCATCGGCGGCCTGATCTCCGGGCTCGATACGAATTCTCTGATCACCCAGCTTCTCCGGGCCGAGGCCATCCCGCAGACGGCGTTGAAGACCCGGCTGTCGATCGCCAAGGCCACGGCCGAGGCGTACCGGTCGGTCAACACCCGGTTCGACGCCCTGCGCACCGCCGCGGAGAGCATGCTCGAGCCGGAGACCTGGACGGCGGTGAAGGCCACCAGCAGCGCGACCAGCGTCGCCGCGACCGCCACTGCGGGCGCGCCCACCGGGTCGCTGACCTTCGACGTGAAGACCACTGCCGCCGCCCACTCGGTGGTGAGCGGCATCAACTGGACGGCAACGACCGACCCTTACGGGATGACCTCGCCGATCGAGGTACGGGCCGCCGACGGCACCGTGAAGGGCACGATCACCGTCGGGGGGGACGGCACCCTCGCCGACGCGGTGAAGGCCATCAACGACAGCGAGTTCGGGCTCAGCGCCACCGCGGTCAAGGTCGACGACGGGCAGTACCGGCTGCAGGTGACCGCCGCGGCCTCCGGCGCAGCGGCCTCCTTCGACCTCGGCGAGGCCGGCACCTTCGCCGTTGCCACCCAGGGGGTCGACGCCAGGCTCACCGTGGGCAGCGACACTGGCGCCTACGACGTGACCTCCTCGACGAACACCTTCGCCGACCTGATGAGTGGCGTGACGATCACCGTCAGCAAGCCCGAGGCCGCCGTCACCGTGGAGGTCGCTGCCGATCCCACGGCCGTCGCGACAAAGATGCAGGCGCTGGTGGATGCTGCCAACTACGCGTTGAGCGGGATCGAGGCCAACACCGATCCCGACGGCGGGGCCGCGTCGACCCTCAAGGGCGACAGCGCCCTGCGCACGCTGACCGGTCGGGTGCTCGAGGCGGTGTCCTTCGCTGTCGGCGGTGACGGCTCGGCCGCGACGATCGGGCTCCAGCTCAACAGGGACGGCACGATCGCCTTCGACGCGACGAAGTTCAGCGCCGCGCTGGCCGACGACCCGGCGCTGGCGCAACGGCTCGGTGCCGGCGGGCCCGCCGGCCCGGGCCCGGACGGCATCAGCGGCAACGCCGACGACGTCGTCCCGGGCGTGGCCCAGCGGCTGCTCGACGTCGCCAAGGCCGCATCAGACACGACCATCGGCACGCTCGCCCTGCTGGCCGAGGGTCGCGACGACCTGGCCGGCGACCTCCAGGACAAGATCGAGGCCTGGGACGTCCGGCTGGTCAGGCGCAAGGTGGCCCTCACCCGCCAGTTCAGCGCCATGGAGACGGCGCTCAGCGGCCTGCAGAACCAGTCCTCGTGGCTGGCCGGCCAGATCAATTCGCTGCCGTCCTGGTCCTGA